The Megalops cyprinoides isolate fMegCyp1 chromosome 9, fMegCyp1.pri, whole genome shotgun sequence genome has a window encoding:
- the numbl gene encoding numb-like protein isoform X2 has translation MAETIEPSDQDLEMNKLRQSLRRKKPTYVPEASRPHQWQADEEAVRKGKCNFAVRYLGLVEVEESRGMHVCEEAVKKLKVSGKKSVKAVLWVSADGLRVVDDKTKDLIVDQTIEKVSFCAPDRNYDKAFSYICRDGTTRRWICHCFMALKDSGERLSHAVGCAFAACLERKQRREKECGVTASFDASRTSFVREGSFRITSTGQQPDREDIMKQLQDKKKDAPCAIPAIPPGTASPPEGAASPVERAESAGPHAIPRRHAPIEQLVRQGSFRGFPALSQKNSPFKRQLSLRLNDLPSTLQRKTDFQAKNPVPEMDLSMSGEMDSINALCSQINTSFTKPSDDLFATPAANGIPACTAPPAIPPPPLPQQASTSWVQAEPATQSPPPVQGHKRTPSEAERWLEEVAKTVKAQQQQQQQQQQQQQAQPLPQQAPPIPAIPAAPGSLPTSMQPFPLAFDATPAPVGMYGQPPLQPAFMPMQAYMPALANSMTYPSGSVPVVGITPSQMVANVFCTAAGSGTGASAGGGGAGAKTGPLGGGHHAFPAAHPAGFPAAPFADPAAVNGLPPNPAPAMAANHNGSSNGTTWPAEAGQQPAPSADSQEAERFEAQWAALESKTPPKAPNPFSNDMQKTFEIEL, from the exons CGATCAGGACCTTGAGATGAACAAGCTTCGTCAGAGCCTGCGCAGAAAAAAGCCGACGTACGTGCCCGAAGCCAGCCGGCCGCACCAATGGCAAGCCGACGAGGAGGCTGTGCGCAAGGGCAAGTGCAACTTCGCAGTCCGG taTTTGGGCCTGGTAGAGGTGGAGGAGTCCAGGGGGATGCACGTGTGTGAGGAGGCAGTGAAGAAACTCAAAGTT AGCGGGAAGAAGTCTGTCAAAGCGGTGCTGTGGGTGTCAGCGGATGGCCTGAGAGTGGTCGACGACAAAACCAAG GACCTCATTGTGGACCAGACTATTGAGAAGGTGTCTTTCTGCGCGCCCGACCGGAATTACGACAAGGCCTTCTCCTACATCTGCCGCGACGGCACCACGCGCCGCTGGATCTGCCACTGCTTCATGGCTCTGAAGGACTCG GGGGAGCGCCTGAGTCACGCAGTGGGCTGTGCGTTCGCCGCCTGCCTGGAGCGGAAGCAGCGGAGGGAGAAGGAGTGCGGGGTGACGGCCTCCTTCGACGCCAGCCGCACCTCCTTCGTGCGCGAGGGCTCCTTCCGCATCACCTCGACCGGACAGCAGCCCGACCGCGAGGACATCATGAAGCAGCTGCAGGACAAGAAGAAAG ACGCACCCTGCGCCATCCCCGCCATCCCGCCGGGCACCGCCTCCCCCCCGGAGGGCGCGGCCTCGCCGGTGGAGCGGGCGGAGTCGGCCGGGCCCCACGCCATCCCCCGCCGCCACGCCCCCATCGAGCAGCTGGTGCGGCAGGGCTCCTTCCGCGGCTTCCCCGCGCTCAGCCAGAAGAACTCGCCCTTCAAGCGGCAGCTCTCCCTGCGGCTCAACGACCTGCCCTCCACCCTGCAGCGCAAGACCGACTTCCAGGCCAAGAACCCAG TACCGGAGATGGACCTGTCTATGTCCGGAGAGATGGACAGCATCAACGCCCTCTGCAGCCAGATCAACACCTCTTTCACCAAGCCCTCCGACGACCTTTTCGCCACCCCTGCCGCCAACGGCATCCCAGCATGCACGGCGCCCCCCGccatcccccctcctcctctgccccaGCAAG CCTCAACCTCGTGGGTGCAGGCAGAACCAGCGACCCAGTCGCCGCCCCCGGTCCAAGGGCACAAGCGGACACCCTCGGAGGCAGAACGCTGGCTGGAAGAGGTGGCCAAGACGGTGaaggcccagcagcagcagcagcagcagcaacagcaacagcagcaggcacagcccctcccccaacagGCCCCTCCCATTCCCGCCATCCCCGCCGCCCCGGGCTCCCTGCCCACCTCCATGCAGCCCTTCCCCTTGGCGTTTGACGCCACCCCGGCGCCGGTGGGCATGTACGGGCAGCCGCCCCTGCAGCCGGCCTTCATGCCCATGCAGGCCTACATGCCCGCCCTGGCCAACAGCATGACCTACCCCAGCGGCAGCGTGCCCGTGGTGGGCATCACGCCGTCGCAGATGGTGGCCAACGTCTTCTGCACAGCGGCCGGTTCAGGCACGGGCGCCTCCGCGGGGGGCGGCGGCGCGGGGGCCAAGACGGGCCCCCTCGGCGGCGGGCACCACGCTTTCCCCGCCGCCCACCCCGCCGGCTTCCCCGCGGCCCCCTTTGCTGACCCGGCGGCCGTCAATGGCCTCCCGCCCAACCCCGCCCCCGCCATGGCGGCCAATCACAACGGCTCCAGCAACGGCACCACCTGGCCCGCCGAGGCCGGGCAGCAGCCTGCCCCCTCCGCCGATTCCCAGGAGGCCGAGCGCTTCGAGGCCCAGTGGGCGGCCCTGGAGTCCAAAACGCCGCCCAAGGCGCCCAACCCCTTCTCCAACGACATGCAAAAGACCTTCGAGATCGAGCTTTAA
- the numbl gene encoding numb-like protein isoform X1 produces MAETIEPSDQDLEMNKLRQSLRRKKPTYVPEASRPHQWQADEEAVRKGKCNFAVRYLGLVEVEESRGMHVCEEAVKKLKVSGKKSVKAVLWVSADGLRVVDDKTKDLIVDQTIEKVSFCAPDRNYDKAFSYICRDGTTRRWICHCFMALKDSGERLSHAVGCAFAACLERKQRREKECGVTASFDASRTSFVREGSFRITSTGQQPDREDIMKQLQDKKKADAPCAIPAIPPGTASPPEGAASPVERAESAGPHAIPRRHAPIEQLVRQGSFRGFPALSQKNSPFKRQLSLRLNDLPSTLQRKTDFQAKNPVPEMDLSMSGEMDSINALCSQINTSFTKPSDDLFATPAANGIPACTAPPAIPPPPLPQQASTSWVQAEPATQSPPPVQGHKRTPSEAERWLEEVAKTVKAQQQQQQQQQQQQQAQPLPQQAPPIPAIPAAPGSLPTSMQPFPLAFDATPAPVGMYGQPPLQPAFMPMQAYMPALANSMTYPSGSVPVVGITPSQMVANVFCTAAGSGTGASAGGGGAGAKTGPLGGGHHAFPAAHPAGFPAAPFADPAAVNGLPPNPAPAMAANHNGSSNGTTWPAEAGQQPAPSADSQEAERFEAQWAALESKTPPKAPNPFSNDMQKTFEIEL; encoded by the exons CGATCAGGACCTTGAGATGAACAAGCTTCGTCAGAGCCTGCGCAGAAAAAAGCCGACGTACGTGCCCGAAGCCAGCCGGCCGCACCAATGGCAAGCCGACGAGGAGGCTGTGCGCAAGGGCAAGTGCAACTTCGCAGTCCGG taTTTGGGCCTGGTAGAGGTGGAGGAGTCCAGGGGGATGCACGTGTGTGAGGAGGCAGTGAAGAAACTCAAAGTT AGCGGGAAGAAGTCTGTCAAAGCGGTGCTGTGGGTGTCAGCGGATGGCCTGAGAGTGGTCGACGACAAAACCAAG GACCTCATTGTGGACCAGACTATTGAGAAGGTGTCTTTCTGCGCGCCCGACCGGAATTACGACAAGGCCTTCTCCTACATCTGCCGCGACGGCACCACGCGCCGCTGGATCTGCCACTGCTTCATGGCTCTGAAGGACTCG GGGGAGCGCCTGAGTCACGCAGTGGGCTGTGCGTTCGCCGCCTGCCTGGAGCGGAAGCAGCGGAGGGAGAAGGAGTGCGGGGTGACGGCCTCCTTCGACGCCAGCCGCACCTCCTTCGTGCGCGAGGGCTCCTTCCGCATCACCTCGACCGGACAGCAGCCCGACCGCGAGGACATCATGAAGCAGCTGCAGGACAAGAAGAAAG CAGACGCACCCTGCGCCATCCCCGCCATCCCGCCGGGCACCGCCTCCCCCCCGGAGGGCGCGGCCTCGCCGGTGGAGCGGGCGGAGTCGGCCGGGCCCCACGCCATCCCCCGCCGCCACGCCCCCATCGAGCAGCTGGTGCGGCAGGGCTCCTTCCGCGGCTTCCCCGCGCTCAGCCAGAAGAACTCGCCCTTCAAGCGGCAGCTCTCCCTGCGGCTCAACGACCTGCCCTCCACCCTGCAGCGCAAGACCGACTTCCAGGCCAAGAACCCAG TACCGGAGATGGACCTGTCTATGTCCGGAGAGATGGACAGCATCAACGCCCTCTGCAGCCAGATCAACACCTCTTTCACCAAGCCCTCCGACGACCTTTTCGCCACCCCTGCCGCCAACGGCATCCCAGCATGCACGGCGCCCCCCGccatcccccctcctcctctgccccaGCAAG CCTCAACCTCGTGGGTGCAGGCAGAACCAGCGACCCAGTCGCCGCCCCCGGTCCAAGGGCACAAGCGGACACCCTCGGAGGCAGAACGCTGGCTGGAAGAGGTGGCCAAGACGGTGaaggcccagcagcagcagcagcagcagcaacagcaacagcagcaggcacagcccctcccccaacagGCCCCTCCCATTCCCGCCATCCCCGCCGCCCCGGGCTCCCTGCCCACCTCCATGCAGCCCTTCCCCTTGGCGTTTGACGCCACCCCGGCGCCGGTGGGCATGTACGGGCAGCCGCCCCTGCAGCCGGCCTTCATGCCCATGCAGGCCTACATGCCCGCCCTGGCCAACAGCATGACCTACCCCAGCGGCAGCGTGCCCGTGGTGGGCATCACGCCGTCGCAGATGGTGGCCAACGTCTTCTGCACAGCGGCCGGTTCAGGCACGGGCGCCTCCGCGGGGGGCGGCGGCGCGGGGGCCAAGACGGGCCCCCTCGGCGGCGGGCACCACGCTTTCCCCGCCGCCCACCCCGCCGGCTTCCCCGCGGCCCCCTTTGCTGACCCGGCGGCCGTCAATGGCCTCCCGCCCAACCCCGCCCCCGCCATGGCGGCCAATCACAACGGCTCCAGCAACGGCACCACCTGGCCCGCCGAGGCCGGGCAGCAGCCTGCCCCCTCCGCCGATTCCCAGGAGGCCGAGCGCTTCGAGGCCCAGTGGGCGGCCCTGGAGTCCAAAACGCCGCCCAAGGCGCCCAACCCCTTCTCCAACGACATGCAAAAGACCTTCGAGATCGAGCTTTAA